One window of Staphylococcus chromogenes genomic DNA carries:
- a CDS encoding Lmo0850 family protein has translation MAKQNERIQNVVHMLSSIGVKVKKTKSRLDIMRSLPNAKPATEKLK, from the coding sequence ATGGCAAAACAGAATGAACGCATTCAAAACGTGGTCCATATGTTATCATCAATTGGGGTTAAAGTTAAAAAAACAAAATCACGATTGGACATTATGCGATCACTACCCAATGCAAAACCTGCAACAGAGAAACTGAAATAG
- a CDS encoding heavy metal translocating P-type ATPase: MKEETYQISGMHCAACATRIERILNREEAIEEATVNLVMEKATVKYDPSQINQETIFQKVSQIGFEAHEIQDNASTEQQSQKELKKQKYKFLISALLALPLLYTMFAHFSFLNFVPVPKLLMNPWFQLILATPIQFILGAQFYIGAWQALKNKSANMDVLVAMGTSAAYFYSIYLMVIHSGHEGHIPLYFETSAVLITLILLGKYFEKRAKGHASDAIKKLAALQVKDAIVVRNGEQVKMPIEQVRVGDVICVKSGAYIPLDAEVIEGFTTVNESMITGESIPVEKQTGDALIGSTLNETNFIKARVTHVGEDLVLNQIIKVVEEAQTKKPHIQRLADKISNIFVPTVVLIALFAFLLWFFILMPFDFTHALEIFISVIVIACPCALGLATPTSIMVGSGRAAEAGILFKSAESLEQTRQIDTIVFDKTGTLTTGTPEVIGVVEFEKVSPIETFIKSLEAQSEHPLSKALVNYFEDTPYVTVDDYETHIGNGISGHIQNNHIKIGSIAYLSSTSQVTASMKAQQNMWESQGATVIGVEVNQALVMMIALRDEPKERVKETIQQLRKKYDVVLLSGDSEKTVKAIADELGISHLYAEVKPEQKAKIVQDIQQQGKKVMMVGDGINDAPSLTQSDIGIAMGSGTDIAIESADVALVHNHISQIPEVLKMSELTIRNIKQNLFFAFCYNIVGIPIAALGFLAPWVAGAAMAFSSVSVVLNALRLKHIHK; encoded by the coding sequence ATGAAAGAAGAGACATACCAAATTTCTGGCATGCATTGTGCGGCTTGTGCAACACGAATTGAACGTATTTTGAACAGGGAAGAAGCTATAGAGGAAGCGACTGTGAATTTAGTCATGGAAAAGGCAACGGTTAAATATGACCCTAGTCAAATCAATCAGGAAACTATATTTCAAAAAGTATCTCAAATTGGGTTTGAAGCCCATGAAATACAAGACAATGCGTCAACTGAGCAACAAAGTCAAAAAGAATTAAAAAAACAAAAATATAAATTCCTTATTTCTGCGTTACTTGCTTTACCGTTACTTTATACTATGTTTGCCCATTTCTCATTTTTAAATTTTGTACCTGTACCGAAACTGTTGATGAATCCATGGTTTCAACTCATTCTTGCAACACCCATTCAATTTATACTAGGCGCCCAATTTTATATTGGTGCATGGCAAGCGTTAAAAAATAAAAGTGCGAACATGGATGTACTTGTGGCAATGGGAACATCAGCTGCCTACTTTTATAGTATCTATTTAATGGTGATTCATAGTGGCCATGAAGGGCATATTCCACTTTATTTTGAAACAAGTGCTGTATTAATTACGCTTATTTTGCTTGGAAAGTACTTTGAGAAACGAGCAAAAGGACATGCGAGTGATGCGATTAAAAAATTAGCAGCATTGCAAGTAAAAGATGCCATTGTTGTACGCAACGGGGAGCAAGTTAAAATGCCCATTGAACAAGTTCGTGTAGGTGATGTCATTTGTGTGAAAAGTGGCGCCTATATTCCACTTGATGCAGAAGTAATTGAAGGTTTTACAACCGTTAATGAATCTATGATTACGGGAGAAAGTATTCCTGTAGAAAAACAAACAGGAGATGCACTGATTGGGAGCACATTAAATGAAACAAACTTCATTAAAGCACGTGTCACTCATGTTGGTGAAGATCTTGTATTAAATCAAATTATAAAAGTGGTTGAAGAAGCGCAAACGAAAAAGCCACACATCCAAAGATTAGCGGACAAAATTTCAAATATTTTTGTGCCGACTGTCGTTTTAATTGCCCTTTTTGCTTTTCTGTTGTGGTTCTTTATTTTGATGCCCTTTGATTTTACACATGCATTAGAAATTTTTATTTCGGTGATTGTTATTGCATGTCCATGTGCATTAGGCTTAGCTACACCTACATCAATAATGGTAGGTTCAGGAAGAGCAGCTGAAGCAGGGATATTATTTAAATCAGCTGAAAGCCTCGAACAAACCCGTCAAATTGACACGATTGTTTTTGACAAAACAGGCACACTCACTACAGGTACGCCTGAAGTCATTGGCGTAGTCGAATTTGAAAAAGTGTCTCCAATCGAGACCTTTATAAAAAGTTTGGAAGCACAATCTGAACATCCACTTTCTAAAGCACTTGTGAATTATTTTGAAGATACGCCCTACGTGACTGTCGATGATTATGAAACACACATTGGCAATGGCATATCAGGCCATATCCAAAATAATCATATAAAAATTGGCTCGATTGCTTATTTGTCCTCAACATCTCAAGTTACAGCATCGATGAAAGCGCAACAAAACATGTGGGAATCACAGGGGGCCACAGTCATTGGTGTCGAAGTGAATCAAGCACTTGTGATGATGATAGCCTTGCGTGATGAACCTAAAGAACGCGTGAAAGAAACGATTCAACAACTAAGAAAGAAATACGACGTAGTCCTATTAAGTGGCGATAGTGAGAAGACAGTCAAAGCTATTGCGGACGAATTAGGTATCTCACATCTATATGCTGAGGTTAAACCTGAACAAAAAGCAAAAATTGTTCAAGATATCCAACAACAAGGCAAGAAAGTGATGATGGTGGGCGACGGGATTAATGATGCCCCGTCTCTAACACAAAGTGATATCGGAATTGCAATGGGTTCTGGTACTGATATTGCAATTGAATCTGCTGACGTTGCTTTAGTGCATAATCACATTTCACAAATCCCAGAAGTGTTAAAAATGAGCGAATTAACAATACGAAATATCAAACAAAACTTATTTTTTGCATTTTGTTATAACATCGTAGGGATTCCAATAGCAGCTTTAGGATTTTTAGCCCCTTGGGTGGCAGGTGCTGCGATGGCATTCAGTTCTGTATCTGTCGTATTAAACGCTTTACGACTTAAGCATATTCATAAATAA
- the csoZ gene encoding putative copper chaperone CsoZ codes for MQKSIVYVEGIHSTERKESVAQRLHQMIGVKDISIDTEQQSITIQYETPSNLNTLEKEIYDAGITVIRTEKGEM; via the coding sequence ATGCAAAAGAGTATAGTTTACGTAGAGGGAATTCATTCAACAGAACGTAAAGAGAGTGTGGCGCAACGTTTACATCAAATGATAGGTGTTAAGGATATAAGTATCGATACAGAGCAACAATCGATTACAATTCAATATGAGACACCTTCCAATTTAAATACGTTAGAAAAAGAAATTTACGATGCCGGTATTACGGTGATTCGTACAGAAAAAGGAGAAATGTAA
- a CDS encoding FtsW/RodA/SpoVE family cell cycle protein translates to MASSRQHTHKSLRHRLDWKLITLILILCVISVMTIHSAMGGGQYSMDFGIRQIFYYILGAVLAFLIMIVSPKKIRKYTFAIYFIFIVLLIGLILLPETAITPIINGAKSWYRFGPISIQPSEFMKIVLILAISKVVAQHNRFTFNKSIETDFMLILKIIGVTILPVLLILLQNDLGTTLVIMAIIAGIIIVSGVSWKILTPLFGAFIFLAASVILSILFKPSLIENLAGIKTYQLGRINSWLDPYTYSSGDGFHLTESMKAIGSGQLIGKGFNQGEVYIPENHTDFIFSVIGEEFGFIGAVVLIVIYLLLLMHLLKRASQTEDLFNKSFIIGYVSLLLFHIVQNIGMTIQLLPITGIPLPFISYGGSSLWSLMAGIGILLSMRYHAPKKYDELSTHESSTKYK, encoded by the coding sequence TGTGTCATTAGTGTGATGACGATACACTCTGCGATGGGCGGCGGTCAATATAGTATGGATTTTGGGATTAGACAAATTTTTTATTACATATTAGGTGCTGTTCTTGCGTTTCTTATTATGATTGTCTCACCAAAAAAAATCCGAAAATATACCTTTGCTATCTATTTTATTTTCATTGTCCTTTTGATTGGATTAATTTTATTACCCGAAACAGCAATCACTCCAATTATTAATGGTGCCAAAAGTTGGTACCGCTTCGGGCCAATTAGTATTCAGCCTTCTGAATTCATGAAAATTGTGCTTATTTTAGCCATTTCAAAGGTAGTTGCTCAACATAATAGATTTACATTTAATAAATCTATAGAAACCGATTTTATGTTAATCCTAAAAATCATTGGCGTCACAATTCTTCCTGTCCTTCTCATTTTATTACAAAATGACTTGGGCACAACGCTCGTTATTATGGCGATTATCGCGGGGATTATTATCGTCAGCGGCGTTTCTTGGAAGATTTTAACTCCGTTATTTGGGGCGTTTATCTTTTTAGCTGCAAGCGTGATATTATCTATTTTATTTAAACCGAGTCTCATTGAAAATTTAGCAGGGATTAAAACGTATCAACTCGGACGTATTAATTCATGGCTCGACCCCTACACTTATAGTTCTGGGGATGGCTTTCACTTAACTGAATCTATGAAAGCAATAGGATCAGGTCAACTCATTGGTAAAGGGTTTAATCAAGGTGAAGTGTATATCCCTGAAAACCATACAGACTTTATTTTTTCAGTAATCGGAGAAGAATTTGGATTTATTGGGGCTGTCGTCCTTATCGTTATTTATTTACTATTGTTAATGCATCTACTTAAGCGCGCTTCTCAAACAGAGGACTTATTTAACAAATCATTTATTATAGGTTATGTGAGCTTATTGTTATTCCATATTGTTCAAAATATCGGTATGACGATTCAATTATTGCCAATTACAGGGATTCCGTTACCTTTCATTAGTTATGGCGGAAGTTCTTTATGGAGCTTAATGGCAGGTATTGGTATTCTTTTAAGTATGCGTTACCACGCTCCTAAAAAGTATGATGAGCTTAGTACCCATGAATCTTCTACGAAATATAAATAA
- a CDS encoding heavy-metal-associated domain-containing protein yields MAKHTINVEGMTCNHCKEAVESAVKENKEVLSVVATPDEDHVIVELMDDGALHDVKQCIYDAGYEVK; encoded by the coding sequence ATGGCTAAACATACTATTAATGTTGAAGGAATGACATGCAACCATTGTAAAGAAGCGGTGGAATCAGCGGTTAAAGAAAATAAAGAGGTACTTTCTGTTGTGGCGACACCTGATGAAGATCATGTCATTGTAGAATTAATGGATGATGGCGCATTACATGATGTCAAACAATGTATTTATGATGCAGGTTACGAAGTAAAATAG